The following nucleotide sequence is from Solidesulfovibrio carbinolicus.
AACGATCTTGCCGGCTTCGATTTTGGACAGATCAAGCAGATCGTTGACGATGGTCAACAGGTGGTCGGAAGATTCCTTGACGGCCGTCAGGCAGTCGCGCTGGTCGTCGGTGACGGATGTGCTCAGAAGATAGTCGTTCATGCCCTTGATGGCGTTCATGGGCGTGCGGATTTCGTGGGTCACCTTGGCCAGGAAATCCGTCTTGGTCTTGTTGGCCTGTTCCGCGACGACCTTGGCTTCTTCGAGCTTCTGGCGGATTTTCTCGTTCTCGACGTTTTTTTCCTGCAAACGTCTGGTGCGTTCCTCGACAAGGTTCTCCAGATTGAGTTTGTAGTTGGTGATTTCGGAAATATAGAGGCTGATGTAGCGGGCCAGCTCGCTGATCTCGTCGTTGCCGGAGATGGTGATGTCTTTTTTTGCGCCGAAGACGTTGATGGTCTTGTTGATCTCGGTGATCTGTGACTTGATGCTTAATATGCGGCGCAGGACTTTGCGTTCGATGAGAAACAGGATGCAACCGATCAGCGCGATGCCGCCGCAGATGAGCAGGATGGAAGACTTTAGCGAGGCGCTCTGCCCCAGTTTGAGGATTTCCTTGTCTCCGGAAACGATCAGATCAAGCGCTTGCGCTCCGGTGATGTCCTTGAGCTTGACGTGGCCGGACAAGGTGGATTCGTTGGTGTCGTAGATGTGAACGGCCAGATCCGAGGCTTCGGTTTGCAGATGTTCCGTGCGCACCTGCCGGCCCAGGGGCGCGCTGTCGAAATGGTCGGCCAGGGTGAAGCGCAGCCGGGTCTTTTCCTCGATTTTTTCGATGATGGGTTCGGTCAGGGCGCGGCCCATGACCAGGGTCCCCAGCTTGGGCGCTTCGCCTTCGCTGTCGGAAATGGGACAGCTGGCGATGATGGTGAAGGTGTCGTGCAGTCTGGCGATGCCGCGTATACGACCCTCCTGGTCGTCGGGCCGCAGCATTGTCGTTTGACGGAGGATGATATCCCGGACGGCCTCGTCGAGCTGGGGCGCAAAGCCTCCGTCCTTTTTGTGGCTGGCCGACCAGGCGATCCGGCCTTCGTTGTCCACGAAGGCGATGAAGGCCAAATCCAGGGAGCCAAGCGTCCTGTCGTTGAGGTTGGAGCGCACGAAGTCGGGCTCTTTTTTCTGCATGAACTGGTAGCTGTCATCCCAGACGGCCCAATCGACGATGATGTCGTCGAGCTTTTGCACCTCTTCATCCAGGAAATTGGCCACGCGCACGGTGTTGTTGGCCAGGGTTTCGTAGGCAAAGCCGGAAAAGGTCTGGGTCAACAACAGGCTGTTGAGCAGGATGTAAAAGGCGATGAGGACGGCGGACCCCAGGCAGATCCAGATCAGGGTGAATTTTCGTATGGAAACGGCCATGTCGCGACTCCGCGCGCAGCGAGGGTTGCAGGTCGGTTCGGGGCAGCGGGCGCTGCCCACAAACTGTCGCATATTCCGAGGCGCGATTGAATCGGTTTTTGGCGCTTTCGTGGGCGGAGAAGACGGGAATTCCGGTCGTTGAAACCGATTCCCGGGCCGAGCGGCGCGTCTCTCGTGTCGCGTCCCTAGGCCACATCCACCCAGAACGACCGCCAGCAGCCGGCGCAGCCCTCGGGCGGCGTGTCGGTGTCGTGGCAGTAGCGAAACTCCCGGTACTCCGTCGCGTTCCAGACGGCGGGCAGGGCATCGACGTGCAGATTGCCGCGCACGTCGCGGGGGAAGGGCAGGGTCGCGCCGTGGAACCGGTAGCTGGCCGGGTCGGCGATGGGCACGTTTCGCAGGGCGCACGGGCTGACCGCGCCGTCGGCGGCGATGAAAAGGGTGCTGGCCGGCCGGTCCGGGCAGCGAAAGCGGGTCAGTCCGCCGTGCACCAGCCGGCTGTCCAGGCGCAGACCCAGCCCGGCCGCTTCCTCGGATGCGGCCCGAAGCCGGGCGGCCAGGGCGTCGAAGGCAGCCTGATCGGCCGGCACCAGGGCGTCGTACTCCGTCTCCGGGCCGGTGGCGTAGGACAGCGGCCGCACATGGACCACGCCCACCCCAAGCCCGGCCAGAAAGCGCGGCAGGGCCTCAAGCTCCCCCTGCTCCAGCCCGGTGCGGGTCAGGGCGTAGCGCACCTCGACTTCCGGCAGTTTGGACTCGTGCACGGCCTTGACGGCGGTGAGCCGGTCGATGGCGGCCAGGGCCGCGTACAGGCTCGTGCCGCGCCGCCGGAAATTGGCGTCCTCCACCAGTCCGGCCAGGGGCAGCACCACCGCGTCGATGTCGTCGCGCGTCAGGGCCGAGGCGTGCTCGTCGGCCAGACGCACGCCGTCGGTGACAAGCACCGTGCGCGCCCCGGCGTGCTTGGCCGCGGCCAGCATGGCCAGGATGTCCGGGTTGGCCAGGGGATCGCCCCAGCCGTGGAACCGGACCTCGGTGACGGCGTCGATCTCGCGCAGGGCCTTTTCGAACAGCGCCAACGGCAGGTCATGGTCCAGCCAGCGTTTCTTGTGGCCGGCCCGGATGGTGAACCCGATTTCGGCCCGACTGCGGGACGAGGCTTCGACGATGAGCCGGTCAAGGACGATGGGCGCGCTCATTTGGGGCAAAAAGCGGCGGCGGCAAAGCTCACGGCCGAAAGGGTCGGGGTTTCGCGCATGATGTCGTGGGAGAGCAGCGTCATGGACGACGGCGGCAGGATCTCGGCCAGAGTGGCCAGGGCGGACAGGCCGCAGACGTTGTAGGCGTCGCCGACCCGGGCCGACTCGGCCCAGAAGGCGTCCCCGTCGCCGGCCCCCAGGGCGGCCAACAGCGCCCGTTCGTGGGCCAGGGCCGCCGCTTCCAGGGCCTCGGCCGGCTCGGCATGGCCGAACTTGCCGCCGATGTGGCAGAAATCCACGCCGGCCACGATGAGCGTGTCGGGCTGGGATGCCAGCTCGGCCAGGGCGTCGAGGAACGGGCCGGCGCAGTCGCGGAAGGCCTGCCGCGTGGGCGCGTCCATCACCCCGGCCGGCGAGCCGCACAGGATGGGGACCATGGCAAAGGGCGCGTCGCCCAGAAGGTGGCGCAGGAACACGGCCTGAAATTCCACGGAATGCTCGGCCTTGTGGGGCAGGCTTGAGGCGTCAACGGACCGGCCGCCGGCGGCGCGCAGCCTGGCCACGGCCTCGGCGTCGGCGGCCACGTCGCCGAGCGGCGTGGCAAAGGCCTTGTCCGTGAGGCAGAAAAGCCCGTCAATGATCTGGTGGCCGACGCCAAGGACGATGACGCGCTTGGGCGCGGCGGCCTTGATGGCCGCGCCCAGGGCGGCGTAGGCGGCGGCGTAGGCGGCCCGGCCGGCCTCGGGGTCGATGTGCGGCGCGATGACGGCCTTTATGAGGCCAGGGGCGTGGCTCGCCTCGGGGGCCTCGGCCAGCACGGCGTCGAGATAGGCGGCCAGCTCGTCCCTGGCGTCGGGGTAGGCCTGGCCGGCAAAGACCGTCTCGCGCCGGGGGGCGGCCTCGAAGGCGGCGGCGATGGCCGCCTTGCGCTCCCGGTAGCCGGGCGAATCCATGAGCCCGGCCGCGTCGAGCTGTTTGACGAGGCCGGCTACGTCGTCGGCAGTCACTTCCCGGCCGCCCTGGGCCTCGGTGACGGCGGCGGCCACCTCGGCCAGGCTGCGCCGGCCGTCCATGAGGGCCATGACCGGCAGCAGCCCCTGGGGGATGCCGGTGCCCCAGGGCACGATTTCCAGGCGGTCGCGCACCAGGATGGTGGGCTGGCCTTCGTGGTCAAAGGGAATGAATTCGAGGTCGTGCCGGGCACGGGGAGTGTCGTGTGTCATGGCCGGGCAAGGTAGCCCAGGCAGCCGGCCTTGGCAACGCGGCACGCGGCCGGCCAAGGACTGGCCCGGCCGCGTGTCGGCCAACAACAATGATCGTCTTATTGCAGGGACGGTCCGCTAGGCCGTGGCGTCGGCGCACTCCCGGGTGGCCTCGAACCGGATGGATTTCCAGCGTTCCACGGTGCGTTCCATCATCCAGTCGCTGGTAAACAGCATGACCCGATGGCCGCCGGCGTCGGTGGCCAGGGCGTCGGATTCCTCATGGACAAGCTTGTCCAAGGCTTCCTTGCTCTCGGCGAACAGCCAGCGGGCGGCGTTGAACTTCGTGCCGACCAGATCGACGTCCACGTCGTATTCCGAGGCCAGACGCTGGGCGATGACCTCGAACTGCAAGGCCCCCACGGCCCCCAGCAACATGCCGCCGCCGTTTAGGGGCCGGAAGAACTGGATGGCCCCTTCCTCGGACAGCTGGGTCAGGCCCTTGTCCAGCTGCTTGGCCTTGAACGGGTTTTTGAGCAGCACCCGGCGGAAATGCTCGGGCGCGAAATGCGGGATGCCCAGGAATTTGAGCGGCTCGCCCGTGGACAGGGAGTCGCCAACGTTAAGCGTGCCGTGGTTGGGGATGCCGATGATGTCCCCGGGCCAGGCTTCTTCCACGCCGCTGCGTTCCTGGGCCATAAAAAGGATGGCGTTGGAGGCCTTGATGTCCTTGCCCAGGCGATGATGGCGCAGCTTCATGCCCCGGTTGAAGCGGCCGGAGCAGATGCGGACAAAGGCCACCCGATCGCGGTGGGCGGCGTCCATGTTGGCCTGGACCTTGAAGACCAGGCCGGTGAACTCCTCTTCCAGGGGGGAGATTTCCCGGGGCGCGGCCGCCCGGGGACGCGGCCCCGGGGCGAGGTCCACCACGGCTTCCAGCAGTTCCCGAACGCCGAAGTTGTTGATGGCGCTGCCGAAAAAGACCGGCGTCTGCTTGCCGGTCAGATAGCGCTCCATGGAAAAAGGGTAGCCCGCGCCGTCGAGCAGCTCCACGTCGTGGCGCAGGCCGGCGGCTCCCGCGTCGCCAAGCAGTTCGTCCAGGGCCGGATCGTCCAGACCCTGAACGATCACGCCCTCCCGGGGGCGGGCGCCCTTGTCGGCGGCCTCGAAAAAGCGCAGCCGGGCTTGGCGCAGATCGTAGACTCCCTGAAATCCCTTGCCCATGCCGATGGGCCAGGACAGGGGCGCGGCCTCGATGCCCAGACTCTGCTCGATGTCGTCGAGGAGTTCCAGGGGCGAGCGGCCCTCGCGGTCGAGCTTGTTGATGAAGGTGATGATGGGCGTGTCGCGCAGGCGGCAGACGTCCATGAGCTTTTTGGTCTGGGTCTCGACGCCCTTGGCGCTGTCGATGACCATGAGCGCCGAGTCGGCGGCGGTGAGCACCCGGTAGGTGTCCTCGGAAAAGTCCTGGTGGCCCGGGGTGTCCAGAAGATTGACGGCATGGCCGTTGAACTCGAAATTCATGACCGAGGAGGTCACGGAAATGCCGCGTTCGCGTTCGATGGCCATCCAGTCCGAGGTGGCGTGGCGACCGGCCTTTTTGGCCTTGATGGCTCCGGCCATGGCGATGGCCCCGCCGAAAAGCAGGAGCTTTTCGGTAAGGGTGGTCTTGCCGGCGTCGGGGTGGCTGATGATGGCAAAGGTGCGGCGGCGGGCCGCCTCGCGGGTAAGTTCCTTGAGAAAGAGCTGGTTTTGCATGGTAAA
It contains:
- the amrB gene encoding AmmeMemoRadiSam system protein B encodes the protein MTHDTPRARHDLEFIPFDHEGQPTILVRDRLEIVPWGTGIPQGLLPVMALMDGRRSLAEVAAAVTEAQGGREVTADDVAGLVKQLDAAGLMDSPGYRERKAAIAAAFEAAPRRETVFAGQAYPDARDELAAYLDAVLAEAPEASHAPGLIKAVIAPHIDPEAGRAAYAAAYAALGAAIKAAAPKRVIVLGVGHQIIDGLFCLTDKAFATPLGDVAADAEAVARLRAAGGRSVDASSLPHKAEHSVEFQAVFLRHLLGDAPFAMVPILCGSPAGVMDAPTRQAFRDCAGPFLDALAELASQPDTLIVAGVDFCHIGGKFGHAEPAEALEAAALAHERALLAALGAGDGDAFWAESARVGDAYNVCGLSALATLAEILPPSSMTLLSHDIMRETPTLSAVSFAAAAFCPK
- a CDS encoding CHASE4 domain-containing protein, whose protein sequence is MAVSIRKFTLIWICLGSAVLIAFYILLNSLLLTQTFSGFAYETLANNTVRVANFLDEEVQKLDDIIVDWAVWDDSYQFMQKKEPDFVRSNLNDRTLGSLDLAFIAFVDNEGRIAWSASHKKDGGFAPQLDEAVRDIILRQTTMLRPDDQEGRIRGIARLHDTFTIIASCPISDSEGEAPKLGTLVMGRALTEPIIEKIEEKTRLRFTLADHFDSAPLGRQVRTEHLQTEASDLAVHIYDTNESTLSGHVKLKDITGAQALDLIVSGDKEILKLGQSASLKSSILLICGGIALIGCILFLIERKVLRRILSIKSQITEINKTINVFGAKKDITISGNDEISELARYISLYISEITNYKLNLENLVEERTRRLQEKNVENEKIRQKLEEAKVVAEQANKTKTDFLAKVTHEIRTPMNAIKGMNDYLLSTSVTDDQRDCLTAVKESSDHLLTIVNDLLDLSKIEAGKIVLESIDFNLRSVIESTTRLMAPLANKKNIELVTHLDDGADVVVRGDPARLRQILLNLTNNALKFTKLGGIAVNATTIKDTAAGGYEASITVSDTGVGIEHARLDTIFEPFTQGDNSTSRKFGGTGLGLSVCKQLVSLMHGEITVASTPGQGSSFTVRLPLPQGDYNAIYAKPDAAKTREAPLDRLMILVVDDNPMNLRVAQKVFSLLNQEPILAQGAQEALTFLKTALFDMVFLDIEMPEINGIELCRLIRDGVATPLNKDVPITAMTAYSLDTIRDECLACGMDDFITKPLDPQVLYEKILLLHQNMTGLCRYEHGASGQPETDTPQDGQGNARTLNSELALLKLGGDVELYREVCEGYLEKYNAERIDITLVQARPEAETLGFEIHSLKGLAQQLGAEKLCAVATTMEKALKNQEPCEDAAFVRLLDAARETEQAVTDYLARARPKAD
- a CDS encoding SPASM domain-containing protein, which codes for MSAPIVLDRLIVEASSRSRAEIGFTIRAGHKKRWLDHDLPLALFEKALREIDAVTEVRFHGWGDPLANPDILAMLAAAKHAGARTVLVTDGVRLADEHASALTRDDIDAVVLPLAGLVEDANFRRRGTSLYAALAAIDRLTAVKAVHESKLPEVEVRYALTRTGLEQGELEALPRFLAGLGVGVVHVRPLSYATGPETEYDALVPADQAAFDALAARLRAASEEAAGLGLRLDSRLVHGGLTRFRCPDRPASTLFIAADGAVSPCALRNVPIADPASYRFHGATLPFPRDVRGNLHVDALPAVWNATEYREFRYCHDTDTPPEGCAGCWRSFWVDVA
- a CDS encoding peptide chain release factor 3, which encodes MQNQLFLKELTREAARRRTFAIISHPDAGKTTLTEKLLLFGGAIAMAGAIKAKKAGRHATSDWMAIERERGISVTSSVMNFEFNGHAVNLLDTPGHQDFSEDTYRVLTAADSALMVIDSAKGVETQTKKLMDVCRLRDTPIITFINKLDREGRSPLELLDDIEQSLGIEAAPLSWPIGMGKGFQGVYDLRQARLRFFEAADKGARPREGVIVQGLDDPALDELLGDAGAAGLRHDVELLDGAGYPFSMERYLTGKQTPVFFGSAINNFGVRELLEAVVDLAPGPRPRAAAPREISPLEEEFTGLVFKVQANMDAAHRDRVAFVRICSGRFNRGMKLRHHRLGKDIKASNAILFMAQERSGVEEAWPGDIIGIPNHGTLNVGDSLSTGEPLKFLGIPHFAPEHFRRVLLKNPFKAKQLDKGLTQLSEEGAIQFFRPLNGGGMLLGAVGALQFEVIAQRLASEYDVDVDLVGTKFNAARWLFAESKEALDKLVHEESDALATDAGGHRVMLFTSDWMMERTVERWKSIRFEATRECADATA